A genomic region of Anaerolineales bacterium contains the following coding sequences:
- a CDS encoding AMP-binding protein — protein sequence MPADFATGPIVWRPTPDYIKNARLTEFMRAHHIASFDELMQRSTSDVAWFTDAVLKFLDIQFYTPYSNVVDLSRGIAWPQWCVGGEMNIIHNCLDKYQSSPHKDRPALVWEGEDGASRTLTYAQLHAQVNQAANALRSLGIGKGDAVGIFMPLVPEIAVALLAVAKIGGIILPLFSGYGVDAVVSRLADGDAKALFTADGFPRRGKPVEMKSIADAAAAQLPALQHIIVLDHAKLPVPFVRGRDHWWHELVDTQSPIAETERTAAEDPLMIIYTSGTTGRPKGALHTHCGFPVKAAQDMAFGTDVRPGHLIYWMTDMGWMMGPWLVFGALLLGATFFLFDGAPDYPQPDRTWAQVAQHSITTLGISPTLVRVLMPLGDALPKAHDLTSLRYFASTGEPWNPDPWLWLFNTVGQGKRPIINYSGGTEISGGIVMGNPILPLKPTAFAGPCPGIAADVLDENGHSVTGQVGELVIKAPWIGMTRGFWGDPTRYEDTYWSRWPDTWVHGDWAARDEDGQWYILGRSDDTIKVAGKRLGPAEVESVLVAHPAVVEAAAIAVPDELKGNVVVALCVLAPGAAGGEALAAEQLASQLRSLLADALGKPLAPKEILFVSDLPKTRNAKVMRRMVRAAYLGQDPGDTSSLVNPQAVEHIRNAVKRLGD from the coding sequence ATGCCCGCAGACTTCGCCACTGGCCCCATCGTCTGGCGGCCAACCCCCGACTATATTAAAAACGCGCGCCTCACCGAATTCATGCGCGCCCACCACATCGCCAGCTTTGATGAGCTGATGCAACGTTCCACTAGCGATGTCGCCTGGTTCACCGATGCCGTGCTCAAGTTCCTGGATATCCAGTTCTACACGCCCTATAGCAACGTCGTTGACCTGAGCCGTGGCATCGCCTGGCCGCAGTGGTGCGTGGGCGGCGAGATGAACATCATCCACAACTGTCTGGATAAATACCAAAGTAGTCCGCACAAAGACCGCCCCGCGCTGGTATGGGAAGGCGAAGACGGCGCCAGCCGCACCCTCACGTATGCGCAGCTTCACGCCCAGGTCAACCAGGCGGCCAATGCCCTGCGTTCGCTGGGCATTGGCAAGGGCGATGCCGTGGGCATCTTCATGCCCTTGGTGCCCGAGATCGCCGTGGCCCTGCTCGCCGTCGCCAAAATCGGCGGCATCATCCTGCCGCTCTTCTCCGGCTACGGCGTGGATGCGGTCGTTAGCCGCTTAGCAGATGGAGACGCCAAAGCGCTCTTCACCGCCGATGGCTTCCCGCGCCGCGGCAAGCCCGTAGAGATGAAATCCATCGCCGATGCCGCCGCGGCGCAGTTGCCCGCCCTGCAGCACATCATCGTGCTTGACCATGCCAAGCTGCCCGTGCCCTTTGTGCGCGGCCGTGACCACTGGTGGCACGAGCTGGTCGATACTCAATCGCCCATCGCCGAAACCGAGCGCACCGCCGCCGAAGATCCGCTGATGATCATTTACACCTCAGGCACCACTGGGCGCCCCAAGGGCGCGCTGCACACGCATTGCGGCTTCCCGGTGAAAGCCGCGCAAGACATGGCCTTCGGTACCGATGTGCGCCCCGGCCACCTTATCTATTGGATGACCGACATGGGCTGGATGATGGGGCCGTGGCTGGTCTTCGGCGCGCTGCTGCTCGGCGCCACCTTCTTCCTCTTCGATGGCGCGCCGGATTACCCGCAGCCGGATCGCACCTGGGCACAGGTCGCCCAGCACAGCATCACCACCCTCGGCATCTCACCCACCTTGGTGCGTGTGCTCATGCCGCTAGGCGACGCGCTGCCCAAAGCGCATGACCTAACCAGCTTGCGCTACTTCGCCTCCACGGGGGAGCCGTGGAACCCCGACCCGTGGCTATGGCTCTTCAACACAGTGGGGCAGGGCAAACGGCCCATCATCAACTACTCCGGCGGCACCGAGATTTCGGGCGGCATCGTCATGGGCAATCCCATCCTGCCGCTCAAGCCCACCGCCTTCGCCGGGCCGTGCCCCGGCATCGCCGCCGATGTGCTCGACGAAAACGGCCACTCCGTCACCGGCCAGGTCGGTGAGCTGGTCATCAAAGCTCCCTGGATCGGTATGACCCGCGGCTTTTGGGGCGACCCGACCCGCTACGAGGACACCTACTGGTCACGCTGGCCGGATACCTGGGTACATGGAGACTGGGCCGCCCGAGACGAAGACGGCCAGTGGTACATCCTCGGCCGCTCGGATGACACCATCAAGGTGGCCGGCAAGCGCCTCGGCCCAGCCGAGGTCGAGTCCGTGCTGGTCGCGCACCCCGCCGTGGTGGAGGCTGCCGCCATCGCCGTGCCGGATGAGCTCAAGGGCAATGTGGTCGTGGCGCTGTGCGTGCTGGCGCCCGGCGCCGCCGGCGGCGAAGCCCTGGCCGCCGAACAGCTGGCCTCTCAGCTACGCAGCCTGCTGGCGGATGCACTCGGTAAGCCGCTGGCGCCGAAGGAGATTCTCTTCGTTTCAGACCTGCCCAAGACGCGCAATGCCAAGGTCATGCGCCGCATGGTGCGCGCTGCCTACCTCGGCCAAGACCCGGGCGATACCTCTTCGCTGGTGAACCCGCAGGCCGTGGAGCACATTCGCAATGCCGTTAAACGATTAGGTGATTAA
- a CDS encoding class I SAM-dependent methyltransferase produces the protein MTDDLLAQQLAYYNARAREYDESVNHTGRFAGPSDPAVAAEWARIQQRLAQLPVVEHTLELACGTGLWTRPLLALSQHITAVDGAPEMLATHQAKLNSPRVRYQLADLFAWQPQTQYDLVFIAFWLSHVPADRLATFLQQAAAAVRPGGRIFIADEPAAGKQLSGPLENEHEQTRTLHNGATYRIVKLYHDVPALQRQLAALGFSDMDVWLGDYFFSLTATKVSD, from the coding sequence ATGACGGATGATCTTTTGGCCCAGCAATTGGCCTACTACAACGCCCGCGCCCGTGAGTACGACGAATCGGTCAACCATACCGGGCGCTTTGCCGGGCCGAGCGACCCCGCCGTGGCTGCCGAGTGGGCGCGCATCCAGCAGCGCCTGGCGCAACTGCCCGTGGTGGAGCACACCCTGGAGCTGGCTTGCGGCACCGGCCTGTGGACGCGGCCGCTGCTGGCGCTCAGCCAGCACATCACCGCCGTAGACGGCGCGCCCGAGATGCTGGCCACCCACCAGGCTAAGCTGAACTCGCCGCGCGTGCGCTACCAACTGGCCGATCTGTTCGCCTGGCAGCCGCAAACCCAATATGACCTGGTGTTCATCGCCTTCTGGCTCTCGCACGTACCGGCAGACCGCTTGGCCACCTTTTTGCAGCAGGCGGCCGCCGCGGTGCGGCCGGGCGGGCGCATCTTCATTGCCGATGAGCCCGCCGCTGGCAAGCAGCTCTCCGGCCCGCTCGAAAACGAGCACGAGCAAACCCGCACGCTGCACAACGGCGCAACCTATCGCATCGTCAAGCTCTATCACGACGTGCCCGCGCTCCAGCGCCAGCTCGCCGCGCTCGGCTTCAGTGATATGGATGTGTGGCTAGGGGATTATTTCTTTTCACTGACTGCAACTAAAGTAAGCGATTAA
- a CDS encoding MarR family transcriptional regulator translates to MTKAHRPTAASEVLDTVPMVMRSIRRNFRALRDPDLTLPQFRALAYINRNPGCALNEVAEFVGVEAPAASKLVEHLVQRGLATRQADAQDRRRVQLRLSPAGEESIQTTRQHTREFLDAQLAHLTAAEQASLQTAMQILRAAFERRPDSSKE, encoded by the coding sequence ATGACCAAAGCCCACCGCCCTACCGCCGCCAGTGAAGTGCTCGACACCGTGCCGATGGTGATGCGCAGCATCCGGCGCAATTTCCGTGCCCTACGTGACCCCGATCTGACCCTGCCCCAGTTTCGCGCCCTGGCCTACATCAACCGCAACCCCGGCTGCGCGCTTAACGAAGTAGCCGAATTCGTAGGCGTAGAGGCGCCGGCGGCGAGCAAGCTGGTGGAGCACCTGGTGCAGCGCGGGCTGGCCACGCGCCAGGCGGATGCGCAAGACCGCCGCCGCGTGCAATTGCGCCTTTCGCCCGCAGGCGAGGAGAGCATTCAAACCACGCGCCAGCACACGCGCGAATTTTTGGACGCGCAACTGGCCCATCTGACCGCCGCCGAGCAAGCCAGCCTGCAAACCGCAATGCAAATCCTGCGGGCCGCTTTTGAACGCCGCCCGGATTCTTCCAAGGAGTAA
- a CDS encoding ATP-binding cassette domain-containing protein: protein MNVIETHELTRRFGDFTAVNGVSLSLQEGEIFGLLGPNGAGKTTMIKMLTTLLPPSSGQATVAGYDVHSQSALVRGATGYVPQLLSADGNMTGYENLLIFAKIFDLPAAVREERIHKLLEMMDLQAAARKMVKTYSGGMIRKLEIAQSVIHRPKVLFLDEPTVGLDPIARASVWEHIQRLREEFHTTILLTTHYMEEADGLCHRIAIMHQGQLAAMGTPEELKAAVNSGAATLDDVFTHYAGAAIEAGGTYIQTARTRINAQRVG, encoded by the coding sequence ATGAACGTGATTGAGACCCATGAGTTAACGCGCCGTTTTGGCGACTTTACTGCCGTAAATGGCGTATCGCTCTCGCTGCAAGAAGGTGAGATCTTTGGCCTGCTCGGTCCGAACGGGGCGGGCAAGACCACGATGATCAAAATGCTCACCACCCTCTTGCCGCCCAGCAGTGGCCAGGCCACCGTGGCGGGCTACGATGTGCACAGCCAATCGGCGTTGGTGCGCGGCGCCACCGGCTACGTGCCGCAACTGCTCTCCGCCGACGGCAACATGACCGGTTACGAGAACCTGCTGATCTTTGCCAAGATCTTTGATCTGCCGGCGGCGGTGCGCGAAGAGCGCATTCACAAGCTGCTGGAGATGATGGACCTGCAAGCGGCCGCCAGAAAAATGGTTAAGACCTATTCAGGCGGCATGATCCGCAAACTGGAGATCGCCCAATCGGTGATCCACCGCCCCAAGGTGCTGTTCCTCGACGAGCCCACCGTCGGGCTGGACCCGATCGCGCGTGCCTCGGTATGGGAACACATCCAACGCCTGCGCGAGGAATTCCACACCACCATCCTGCTGACCACGCATTACATGGAAGAAGCGGATGGCTTGTGCCACCGTATCGCCATCATGCATCAGGGGCAACTGGCGGCGATGGGCACCCCCGAAGAGCTCAAGGCGGCGGTGAACAGCGGCGCGGCCACCCTGGATGATGTTTTCACTCATTACGCCGGGGCCGCCATCGAGGCGGGCGGCACCTACATCCAAACCGCGCGGACGCGGATCAATGCCCAACGCGTCGGCTGA
- a CDS encoding NAD(P)H-binding protein: MPNASAEPRRVFVAGASGAVGQPLVRLLVADGWQVVAATRTPAKAALLQQLGAEPCVVDVFDAAALDTALQQAAPHAVIHQLTDLRGIHEPALRPALLERNAELRIRGTRNLIAAAEAAGVMRMVAQSIAFIYAPGATPHVEHDPLSEDASQQGTVDAVRQLEQQVLQAQLTGLVLRYGHFYGPGTGVAAPPSGGPVHVHAAADAARKALSLGAAGIYNIAEDDGAVSSQKALQALGWAPEFRIHEDMK; this comes from the coding sequence ATGCCCAACGCGTCGGCTGAGCCGCGGCGCGTCTTCGTGGCCGGGGCCAGCGGCGCGGTGGGCCAGCCGCTGGTGCGCCTGTTGGTGGCGGATGGCTGGCAGGTGGTAGCCGCTACGCGCACGCCGGCCAAGGCGGCCCTGCTGCAACAACTGGGCGCCGAGCCCTGTGTGGTGGATGTGTTTGACGCCGCCGCCCTGGATACGGCGCTGCAGCAGGCCGCGCCGCACGCCGTGATCCACCAGCTCACCGATCTACGCGGCATTCACGAGCCGGCGCTACGCCCGGCCCTGCTGGAACGCAACGCCGAGCTGCGTATCCGCGGCACGCGCAACCTGATCGCGGCGGCCGAGGCGGCTGGCGTGATGCGCATGGTGGCGCAAAGCATTGCGTTCATCTACGCGCCGGGCGCCACACCTCATGTGGAGCACGACCCGCTCAGCGAGGACGCCAGCCAGCAAGGCACCGTTGACGCAGTGCGCCAACTGGAGCAGCAAGTCTTGCAGGCGCAGTTGACCGGACTGGTACTGCGCTATGGGCATTTTTACGGCCCCGGCACAGGCGTGGCGGCGCCGCCCAGCGGCGGCCCGGTGCATGTGCATGCCGCGGCGGATGCCGCCCGCAAGGCGCTCAGCCTGGGCGCGGCGGGCATCTACAACATTGCCGAAGACGATGGTGCCGTATCCAGCCAGAAAGCGCTCCAGGCGCTGGGCTGGGCACCCGAATTTCGAATACACGAGGATATGAAATGA
- a CDS encoding ABC transporter permease — MTEIATPHHLPSAQPGLLARIGYFIRKTLNIAEMEMRKLRHEPTDLLTRAAQPVLWILIFGQVMARVRAIPTGEIGYLEFMSPGILAQSMLFISIFYGISIIWERDLGIIHKFLAGPAPRAALVLGKGLSAGVRGISQILIIYPLAYVLGVQLDFHLLSLVGTFVTVMLGAVLFSTFSLFVAIKVKTRERFMGIGQFMTMPLFFASNAIYPIEMMPGWLQTISRFNPLTYVVDALRTFMLQGGESHFGLGTDFAVLLLVSAFLVWAAGRAYPGFVN, encoded by the coding sequence ATGACTGAGATCGCCACCCCACATCATCTGCCGAGCGCACAGCCCGGGTTGCTGGCCAGGATCGGGTACTTTATCCGCAAGACGCTGAACATTGCCGAGATGGAGATGCGCAAGCTGCGCCACGAGCCTACGGACCTGCTGACGCGGGCGGCGCAGCCGGTTTTGTGGATCCTGATCTTCGGACAGGTCATGGCGCGCGTACGCGCCATCCCCACCGGCGAGATCGGCTATCTGGAATTCATGTCACCGGGCATCCTGGCGCAGAGCATGCTGTTCATCTCGATCTTCTATGGCATCTCGATCATTTGGGAGCGCGACCTGGGCATCATCCACAAGTTTCTGGCAGGTCCGGCGCCGCGAGCGGCGCTGGTGCTGGGCAAGGGGCTCTCGGCCGGGGTGCGCGGCATTTCGCAGATTCTGATCATTTATCCGCTGGCGTATGTGCTCGGCGTGCAGTTGGATTTTCACCTGCTCAGCCTGGTGGGCACTTTCGTCACCGTTATGCTCGGGGCGGTGCTGTTCTCCACCTTTTCGCTGTTCGTTGCCATTAAGGTTAAGACGCGCGAGCGTTTTATGGGCATTGGCCAGTTTATGACCATGCCACTGTTCTTCGCCAGCAATGCGATCTACCCGATCGAGATGATGCCCGGCTGGCTGCAGACCATCTCCCGGTTCAATCCGCTCACCTATGTGGTCGATGCACTGCGCACCTTTATGCTGCAGGGCGGCGAGAGCCATTTTGGTTTGGGCACCGATTTCGCGGTGCTGCTGCTGGTTTCCGCCTTCCTGGTATGGGCCGCCGGCCGCGCCTACCCGGGCTTTGTGAATTAA
- a CDS encoding SPFH domain-containing protein encodes MSFLSSIGTYAFWFVVLLILIPGTIFTVQQQSAVIVQRFGKFARIYRAGLNFKLPLIETIAGRVNLRLQQLDVEIETKTKDNVFVRMTVSVQYLIREDKVFDAFYRLQDPHTQIRSFVFDVVRANVPKMPLDEVFENKEDIANAVRTELSEAMEDFGYDIRQTLITDIDPDAKVKQAMNEINTQERLRLAAAQKAEAEYILTVKAAEGEAESKRLQGVGIANQRKEIAQGLSVAVGEFQKEIPSVSPQTVMDLLMVTQHFDMLKDIGAHAGSKVIMVPYTPNAVGDLTEQIRNAIYVGNEMSDNTPNE; translated from the coding sequence ATGAGCTTCTTGTCTTCGATCGGCACATACGCCTTCTGGTTCGTCGTATTGCTGATCCTTATTCCGGGCACTATTTTTACTGTGCAACAGCAAAGCGCCGTCATCGTCCAGCGCTTCGGTAAGTTTGCCCGCATCTATCGTGCTGGCCTCAACTTCAAACTTCCACTCATCGAAACCATTGCCGGCCGCGTCAACCTGCGCCTGCAGCAACTGGATGTGGAAATTGAAACCAAGACCAAAGACAACGTCTTTGTGCGCATGACGGTGTCTGTGCAGTACCTCATTCGTGAGGACAAGGTCTTCGATGCCTTCTATCGCTTGCAAGACCCGCACACCCAGATCCGCTCCTTCGTTTTCGATGTCGTGCGTGCCAATGTGCCCAAGATGCCCTTGGACGAGGTCTTCGAGAACAAGGAAGACATTGCCAACGCCGTGCGCACCGAGCTCTCCGAGGCCATGGAAGATTTTGGCTATGACATTCGCCAGACCCTGATCACCGACATCGATCCGGATGCCAAGGTGAAGCAGGCGATGAACGAGATCAACACCCAGGAGCGCCTGCGCTTGGCCGCCGCCCAGAAGGCCGAGGCCGAGTACATCCTCACCGTCAAGGCGGCCGAGGGTGAAGCGGAAAGCAAGCGCTTGCAAGGTGTCGGTATCGCCAATCAACGTAAGGAAATTGCCCAGGGCCTCAGTGTGGCCGTGGGTGAGTTCCAAAAGGAGATCCCCAGCGTCTCGCCCCAGACCGTGATGGATCTGTTGATGGTGACCCAGCACTTCGATATGCTCAAGGACATCGGCGCGCACGCCGGCAGCAAGGTGATCATGGTGCCTTACACCCCCAATGCCGTGGGTGATCTGACCGAGCAGATTCGTAATGCCATCTACGTCGGCAACGAAATGAGCGACAACACGCCCAACGAATAG
- a CDS encoding histidine phosphatase family protein translates to MYEFTLLRHAESQGNLDHKHQGQAEFPLTALGRQQAAALATRWRSAGQQFTRIFASPLQRARQTAEIVQQQVPAPLELEPLLAERHLGELTGLSHAEASRRVPPPPFLTPYQGYGNSGEGQWQLFLRAGQLLQQLLSQPAGQYLVVSHRGFLGMLMYAILGITPQANFQGPRFHFQNTGFARFTYNAQNHQWRLFAFNDLGHLGDLPVSSLLVPSHAHEGE, encoded by the coding sequence ATGTATGAATTTACCCTGCTGCGACACGCCGAGTCGCAAGGCAACCTGGATCACAAGCATCAAGGCCAGGCCGAATTCCCGCTCACCGCGCTGGGCCGCCAGCAAGCCGCCGCCCTGGCAACCCGCTGGCGTAGCGCCGGCCAGCAGTTCACCCGCATCTTTGCCAGCCCGCTGCAGCGCGCCCGCCAAACCGCCGAGATCGTCCAGCAGCAAGTGCCCGCGCCGCTGGAGCTGGAACCATTGCTGGCCGAGCGCCACCTGGGTGAGCTTACTGGCCTGAGCCATGCAGAGGCCAGCCGCCGCGTGCCGCCCCCACCGTTCCTGACGCCGTACCAGGGCTACGGCAATAGCGGCGAAGGGCAGTGGCAACTGTTCCTGCGCGCCGGCCAACTGTTGCAGCAATTGCTCAGCCAGCCCGCTGGCCAGTACCTGGTGGTCTCACACCGCGGCTTCCTGGGCATGCTGATGTACGCCATCTTAGGCATCACACCCCAGGCCAATTTCCAGGGGCCACGCTTTCACTTCCAGAACACGGGTTTTGCTCGGTTCACCTACAACGCCCAGAATCACCAGTGGCGTCTGTTTGCCTTCAACGACCTGGGTCATTTGGGCGATCTGCCGGTGAGCTCCTTGTTGGTGCCATCCCATGCCCACGAAGGGGAATAG
- a CDS encoding aquaporin: MKTKIWLAEFIGTAALIFVGAGAGALGIGGVVGVALAHGLILIGMAYAYGAISGTHINPAVTLAITLSGKLKWPQALRYWAAQMLGGAFGAGLLYIVLGGASSGLGATLPAAGVSALQAIVVEAALTFLLATVVLRTAVQKDSTPFAGVAIGVTLAALILMGGPLTGASLNPARTFGPALFTGGLASLWIYIVGPFAGAALAAWSQRFLK, encoded by the coding sequence ATGAAAACAAAAATCTGGTTGGCTGAATTCATTGGCACCGCCGCACTGATCTTTGTCGGCGCGGGGGCTGGCGCACTGGGCATCGGTGGTGTCGTCGGCGTAGCCCTGGCCCACGGCCTCATCCTGATCGGCATGGCCTATGCTTACGGGGCGATTTCAGGCACGCACATCAACCCGGCTGTCACCTTGGCCATCACCCTCTCGGGCAAGCTCAAGTGGCCGCAGGCGCTGCGCTACTGGGCGGCCCAGATGCTGGGCGGGGCCTTCGGTGCCGGCCTGCTGTACATCGTCCTCGGCGGGGCCAGCAGCGGCCTGGGTGCTACCTTGCCCGCCGCCGGCGTGAGCGCGCTGCAGGCCATCGTGGTCGAGGCGGCCCTCACCTTCCTGCTGGCAACGGTGGTGTTGCGCACCGCCGTGCAGAAAGACAGCACGCCGTTTGCCGGGGTAGCCATCGGTGTCACCTTGGCCGCGCTGATCCTGATGGGCGGCCCGCTCACCGGTGCCTCGCTCAACCCGGCGCGCACCTTCGGCCCGGCGCTGTTCACCGGCGGCCTGGCCAGCTTATGGATCTATATCGTCGGCCCCTTCGCCGGCGCGGCGTTGGCCGCCTGGAGCCAACGCTTCCTGAAATAG
- the fmt gene encoding methionyl-tRNA formyltransferase, which yields MPLRIVFMGSPEFARPSLQALAAWPAAQLVGVVTQPDHPAGRGRQLTPPPVKSLALELGLPLMQPERLRAKEPMQQLRHWAPDLIVVAAFGQILRPAVLEMPPHGCINVHASLLPRWRGASPIVAAILHGDAEAGVTIMKMDPGMDTGPMLSKRSLPIQPEDTAASLSNKLSTLGAELLLETLPGYLEGAVQPQPQPTDGITLAPLLEKSAGQLDPRSEPAELLARKVRAFNPWPIASLPWKGGPLRILRAHAAAGGQGGSAGRHIVHAGLPALVTTAGLLVLEEVQPAGKKPMNGRDFLQGARDWATAEM from the coding sequence ATGCCACTCCGCATCGTCTTCATGGGTTCGCCCGAATTTGCCCGCCCCAGCCTGCAAGCCCTGGCGGCCTGGCCGGCCGCCCAGCTGGTCGGCGTCGTCACCCAGCCGGATCACCCGGCGGGCCGCGGCCGCCAACTGACGCCGCCGCCGGTCAAGAGCCTGGCCCTGGAGCTGGGCCTGCCGCTGATGCAGCCGGAACGCCTGCGCGCCAAAGAGCCCATGCAGCAGTTGCGCCACTGGGCGCCTGACCTGATCGTAGTGGCCGCTTTCGGCCAGATCCTGCGCCCGGCCGTGCTGGAAATGCCGCCGCATGGTTGCATCAACGTGCACGCCTCGCTGCTGCCGCGCTGGCGCGGCGCTTCGCCCATCGTCGCCGCCATCCTGCATGGCGATGCCGAAGCCGGCGTCACCATCATGAAGATGGATCCGGGGATGGATACCGGCCCCATGCTCAGCAAACGCAGCCTTCCAATCCAACCCGAAGATACTGCCGCCAGCCTGAGCAACAAACTCAGCACCCTCGGCGCCGAGTTGCTGCTGGAAACGCTGCCCGGCTACCTTGAGGGGGCCGTACAGCCGCAGCCACAACCCACAGACGGCATTACCCTGGCCCCGCTGCTCGAGAAGAGCGCAGGCCAGCTTGACCCGCGCAGCGAACCTGCTGAGCTGCTGGCGCGCAAGGTGCGCGCCTTCAACCCCTGGCCTATCGCCAGCCTGCCTTGGAAGGGCGGCCCGCTGCGCATCCTACGCGCCCATGCCGCCGCTGGCGGGCAGGGCGGCAGTGCGGGCCGCCACATCGTGCACGCTGGCCTGCCCGCACTCGTCACGACCGCCGGCCTACTGGTCTTAGAAGAAGTACAGCCCGCCGGCAAGAAGCCGATGAACGGCCGCGACTTTTTGCAGGGCGCGCGTGATTGGGCAACCGCCGAAATGTAG
- a CDS encoding DUF4870 domain-containing protein, giving the protein MAQEATTDNDKLLTLLAYVFSPLVPVVLMLMNDKKDRPYIKQHNAQALVWGVLSIVLGYGLGSFLCGLPGLVMWVIAIYWGIQAYNGKDVVIPVITDFVKSQGWA; this is encoded by the coding sequence ATGGCACAAGAAGCAACGACCGACAACGACAAGCTGCTTACCCTGCTGGCCTACGTGTTCAGCCCGCTGGTCCCTGTGGTTCTGATGTTGATGAACGACAAGAAGGACCGCCCCTACATCAAGCAGCACAACGCCCAGGCGCTGGTCTGGGGTGTGCTCAGCATCGTGTTAGGCTATGGCCTGGGCTCGTTCCTGTGTGGCCTGCCCGGCCTGGTGATGTGGGTCATCGCCATTTATTGGGGCATCCAGGCCTACAATGGCAAGGATGTGGTCATCCCGGTGATCACGGACTTCGTGAAGAGCCAGGGCTGGGCCTAG
- the gcvH gene encoding glycine cleavage system protein GcvH: MNYPADLKYTKNDEWVRVEGDRATIGVSDYAQDQLSDIVYVDFSAAAGATVAQGATFAGIESVKAAADIYMPVDGEVVEVNAALAQTPEAINSDPYGAAWLAKIKLTNPAQLDALMDAAAYEAYCKERSA; encoded by the coding sequence ATGAACTACCCTGCAGATTTGAAATACACCAAGAACGACGAATGGGTCCGTGTGGAGGGCGACAGAGCGACGATCGGGGTGAGCGACTATGCCCAAGACCAGCTCTCGGACATTGTGTATGTAGACTTCAGTGCGGCAGCCGGGGCCACTGTGGCCCAGGGCGCAACCTTCGCTGGCATTGAATCCGTGAAGGCCGCCGCCGACATCTACATGCCGGTGGATGGCGAAGTCGTCGAGGTCAATGCTGCGCTGGCGCAGACGCCTGAGGCGATCAACAGCGATCCGTATGGCGCGGCCTGGCTGGCCAAGATCAAGCTGACCAATCCGGCCCAGTTGGACGCCCTGATGGATGCGGCGGCCTATGAGGCCTATTGCAAGGAGCGTTCGGCGTGA